In Aspergillus flavus chromosome 3, complete sequence, one genomic interval encodes:
- a CDS encoding putative pantothenate transporter (MFS transporter): MEKQHDVPPGTMPEIDDLKLEPEMSVTKDVDLGQMLGMDVTPQQERKVLLKLDLILIPLMGICYMMQYMDKLALSQATLFNLREDLDLQGTEYSWSSAIFYFGYFAWSWPSSYLIVRLPIAKYLSASVLVWGGVLMCHAAAKNFGGLMAARFFLGVGEAAIAPGFALITGMYYKREEQPARQAAWFFGNCVSTVIGGVVAYGIGTIKVNAIESWQLLFLFLGAITAAISIFLVILLPDAPQKAIFLTKTERTIAVQRTLKNKTGVMEGGDFKWNQAWLAVRDPQTWFLVLYTFSVNLCNGGVTSFSSIIINGFGFTQLKSLLMQMPLGGAQIVFLLITAGVATAIPNTRILMMIFNTTVSLVGMILVWKLDEDNQKGRLTGLALGAVFAVNIPLSLSIISSNVAGFTKRSTTSALMFVAYCVGNIVGPQFFLSSEEPHYPTGMKAAISGLALGAFFLICLYVYYIFENKRRDAAYGAPSELTEEEERMQGLSNKTDLEIESFRYVI, encoded by the exons ATGGAAAAGCAACACGATGTTCCCCCAGGGACAATGCCCGAGATAGATGACTTGAAGCTTGAGCCTGAGATGTCAGTTACCAAAGATGTCGACCTGGGACAGATGCTGGGGATGGATGTCACCCCACAGCAGGAGAGAAAGGTGCTGCTAAAGCTAGACTTGAT ATTGATCCCCTTAATGGGTATCTGCTATATGATGCAATATATGGACAAACTGGCTTTGAGTCAAGCAACATTGTTCAATCTAAGAGAAGACTTG GACCTACAAGGGACGGAGTACTCCTGGTCCTCAGCGATCTTCTATTTCGGATACTTTGCGTGGAGTTG GCCAAGCTCCTACCTTATTGTCCGCCTTCCCATAGCCAAATATCTCAGTGCCTCGGT GCTGGTCTGGGGAGGAGTTCTTATGTGCCATGCTGCCGCGAAAAACTTCGGCGGTTTAATGGCCGCCCGGTTCTTTTTGGGAGTCGGTGAGGCTGCCATTGCTCCAGGATTTGCTCTGATCACTGGAATGTACTATAAGCGAGAGGAACAGCCTGCAAG ACAAGCTGCATGGTTCTTCGGCAACTGTGTTTCCACCGTCATCGGTGGTGTTGTTGCTTATGGCATTGGGACTATCAAGGTTAATGCCATTGAGAGTTGGCAGctactcttcctcttcttagGTGCCATCACTGCCGCCATATCGATCTTCCTCGTTATACTCCTTCCCGACGCTCCACAGAAAGCGATATTCTTAACCAAGACTGAGCGTACGATCGCTGTGCAGCGGACCCTCAAGAACAAGACCGGTGTAATGGAGGGCGGAGATTTCAAATGGAACCAAGCATGGCTTGCCGTTCGTGATCCACAAACGTGGTTTCTTGTCCTGTACACATTCTCCGTCAACTTGTGCAATGGAGGTGTCACCAGT TTCTCCTCAATTATTATCAACGGCTTCGGCTTCACACAACTCAAGTCCCTTCTGATGCAAATGCCTCTTGGTGGTGCCCAGATCGTCTTCTTGCTTATCACCGCCGGCGTCGCCACTGCCATTCCTAATACTCGAATCCTCATGATGATCTTCAACACGACAGTCTCATTAGTCGGCATGATCCTCGTCTGGAAATTGGATGAAGATAACCAAAAGGGCCGGTTGACTGGATTGGCTCTAGGGGCTGTCTTTGCGGTGAACATTCCCCTGTCGCTTAGTATCATCAGTTCCAACGTGGCCGGGTTCACGAAGCGAAGTACGACGAGTGCCTTGATGTTTGTGGCCTACTGTGTAGGGAATATTGTTGGGCCtcaattcttcctttcctctgaGGAACCCCATTATCCT ACCGGTATGAAGGCTGCCATTTCTGGTCTCGCCCTAGGGGCGTTTTTCCTGATTTGCTTGTAcgtttattatattttcgAGAATAAACGCCGAGACGCGGCGTATGGTGCTCCCTCCGAGTTaactgaggaagaggagcggATGCAAGGGCTATCGAACAAGACGGACCTTGAAATTGAAAGCTTCCGTTATGTCATATAA
- a CDS encoding ammonium transporter AmtB-like domain-containing protein, producing the protein MSVQAAWEACSKTDTLFILVCSVFCWLIIPAVGLAYSGYSTRYNSLASFYPGLLAVAVCSIQWWMLGYSLAYGEGNSVFGGFSKIFHIGVLAEPVGSIPEILFSEFQLIFCATVCAIAIGGACERGRLLPLIPFIFLWCTFIYAPLAHMVWSENGFLANLGALDFAGGTPVHICSGATATAMSLYLSYPLFRSKRSPIRTPQHLILHKPHNTLCQLLALIIIWNAWLAFDAGTTLALNFKSVMAACVTNLCAASGALTWASLTYYETGKWSLDSTFLGAIAGLVLITPSAGFIDMTTAVGFGVLGASLGRQALRIKFTKRAALLRWVDNGDTFATHCLGGFLGTIVTGLFARREVAAYDGSTIIKGGVVFDGNWGQLWIQIVEAVIGFVWSFGGSYVLYALVDCVPGFEVLGTDEDIIAGMDASQMGESLYAAQWEGEEDYHPFEGVRL; encoded by the exons ATGTCTGTCCAGGCTGCCTGGGAGGCCTGCTCGAAAACAGACACTCTCTTCATTTTAGTATGTAGTGTTTTCTGTTGGCTGATTATCCCGGCAGTCGGTCTCGCCTACTCGGGCTATTCGACGCGTTACAACAGCCTGGCCTCATTCTACCCAGGCCTCCTAGCAGTAGCCGTCTGTTCTATTCAATGGTGGATGCTCGGATACTCACTAGCCTACGGTGAGGGCAACAGTGTATTCGGCGGTTTCAGTAAAATCTTCCATATTGGCGTCCTTGCTGAACCGGTCGGATCGATCCCCGAGATCCTCTTCTCCGAATTCCAACTAATCTTCTGCGCCACGGTCTGCGCAATCGCCATCGGAGGAGCGTGCGAGCGCGGCAGACTGCTTCCACTAATCCCGTTCATCTTC CTGTGGTGCACCTTCATCTATGCCCCATTAGCCCACATGGTCTGGTCAGAGAATGGCTTCCTGGCCAATCTCGGCGCCCTCGACTTTGCCGGCGGCACACCAGTGCACATCTGTAGCggcgcaacagcaacagccatgAGCCTCTACCTCTCCTACCCACTCTTCCGCTCCAAACGATCCCCAATCCGCACCCCCCAAcacctcatcctccacaaacCCCACAACACCCTCTGCCAACTCCTCGCCCTAATCATCATCTGGAACGCCTGGCTCGCCTTCGACGCCGGCACCACCCTCGCCCTCAACTTCAAATCCGTCATGGCCGCCTGCGTCACCAACCTCTGCGCCGCCTCCGGCGCCCTCACCTGGGCCAGCCTCACATACTACGAAACCGGTAAATGGAGCCTAGACAGCACCTTCCTTGGCGCGATCGCAGGACTCGTCCTCATCACGCCCAGCGCGGGATTCATCGACATGACCACCGCGGTCGGGTTCGGGGTTCTCGGCGCCTCTCTCGGTCGCCAGGCGCTGCGGATTAAGTTCACGAAGCGGGCTGCGCTACTGCGATGGGTGGATAACGGGGATACATTTGCTACGCATTGTCTCGGGGGATTTCTGGGGACTATTGTGACGGGTCTGTTTGCTAGACGGGAGGTTGCGGCGTATGATGGGTCGACGATTATTAAGGGGGGTGTGGTGTTTGATGGGAATTGGGGACAGCTTTGGATTCAGATTGTCGAGGCTGTTATTGGGTTTGTGTGGAGTTTTGGGGGGAGCTATGTGCTGTATGCTTTGGTGGACTGTGTTCCTGGGTTTGAGGTTTTAGGGACGGATGA GGATATTATTGCCGGGATGGATGCGTCGCAGATGGGGGAGTCATTATATGCTGCGCAgtgggagggagaggaggattATCATCCTTTTGAGGGTGTTCGGCTTTAG
- a CDS encoding formyltetrahydrofolate hydrolase (formyltetrahydrofolate deformylase) → MTGFILTLSCPDRPGIVHAVTAFLVQHNLNIIDSSQFGDPTSHRFFMRTHFSADKDASKKNIDELREAFEPTAKSLSMDFQLVPATQKPRVLIMVSKIGHCLNDLLFRTSTGQLAIEIPLIVSNHPDFATLAATYNIPFVHLPVNKDTKPQQEARILELISEHNIDLVVLARYMQVLSPTLCEAMSGRIINIHHSFLPSFKGAKPYHQAYDRGVKIIGATAHFVTSDLDEGPIIEQNVVRVNHGMSPKELTHAGSNVESNVLAAAVKYFSERRVLLNGHKTVVFN, encoded by the coding sequence ATGACTGGcttcatcctcaccctctccTGCCCCGACCGCCCGGGTATCGTGCACGCCGTGACCGCGTTCCTGGTCCAGCACAACCTGAACATCATTGACTCATCGCAATTCGGCGATCCGACATCGCACCGATTCTTCATGCGCACGCATTTCTCCGCCGACAAGGATgccagcaagaagaacatcGATGAGCTGCGCGAGGCCTTCGAGCCCACGGCCAAGTCCCTCTCCATGGACTTCCAGCTCGTCCCCGCCACCCAGAAGCCCCGCGTCCTGATCATGGTCTCCAAGATCGGCCACTGCCTCAACGACCTCCTCTTCCGTACCTCGACCGGCCAGCTCGCCATCGAGATCCCCCTGATCGTCTCCAATCACCCGGACTTCGCTACCCTCGCGGCCACCTATAACATCCCCTTCGTCCACCTTCCCGTCAACAAGGATACCAAGCCCCAGCAGGAGGCCCGCATCCTGGAGCTCATCAGCGAGCACAACATCGACCTCGTCGTCTTGGCTCGCTACATGCAGGTCTTGTCCCCTACCCTGTGCGAGGCTATGTCCGGCcgcatcatcaacatccaccacagcTTCTTGCCCTCGTTCAAGGGCGCCAAGCCCTACCACCAGGCCTACGACCGCGGTGTCAAAATTATCGGTGCCACCGCGCACTTCGTCACCAGCGATCTGGATGAGGGTCCCATCATCGAGCAGAACGTTGTCCGCGTTAACCACGGCATGAGCCCCAAGGAGTTGACCCACGCTGGCAGCAACGTCGAGAGCAACGTGCTGGCCGCCGCCGTGAAGTACTTCTCCGAGCGCAGGGTGTTGCTCAACGGACACAAGACTGTGGTCTTCAACTAG
- a CDS encoding uncharacterized protein (expressed protein), which yields MTTSKISSTTSTPRKSQFNTLPQEVDSALSIVYRELEGVPLLQQKISDLESELDRVYQESNIQRNELALSRRVVERARMAEDELQRLIAEGTKRWACTKEITILKVKNQELESEVTGLRSELKKVHHSLARVETKAVDNAR from the coding sequence ATGACGACGTCGAAGATATCATCGACGACTTCTACGCCACGAAAATCTCAATTTAACACGCTGCCGCAGGAGGTCGACTCTGCACTTTCGATTGTATATCGTGAACTTGAAGGCGTACCTCTGCTTCAACAGAAGATTTCCGACCTCGAGTCTGAATTAGACCGCGTATATCAGGAATCAAATATTCAACGCAACGAGCTAGCCTTATCTCGACGGGTCGTTGAAAGAGCGCGCATGGCCGAGGATGAACTACAGAGACTAATAGCTGAGGGAACTAAAAGGTGGGCGTGTACTAAGGAGATCACAATCTTAAAGGTGAAAAATCAAGAGTTGGAATCAGAAGTCACTGGCTTACGCAGCGAGTTAAAAAAAGTCCACCACAGCCTTGCAAGAGTAGAAACAAAAGCTGTCGACAATGCTCGGTGA
- a CDS encoding C-type lectin protein produces MGANYPGTPNLTETSQYAFPLKPKDYAPGAVPTLEEWQKLWTAEVPNTWPELSDILVFREKVCARITALYQTQKPWQDRTIGRALWIGFEHEGLHLETFLWMTLMSPNILPPPDIPRPDFIHMAEQAVRVRVENQWFSIKPRTFTIGIEDTDDDSALSPADFFAWDNERNTYEVSVQGFEAQARPASILDYAIYLVKTSQKDCLLVTWSTVSGLPDRSIASSPQSDPVIEEFIDGLALKTVYGLLPVRLALDWPIYTSYNEAEGYAEWAGARLPTLHEARSIHRQVEEENAEKTQDEPASKSIRDDIYTDLTGCNVGFQNFHPTPVTQNGNRLSGQGDLGGAYEWTSSLFEPQPNFKPMDIYQGYSADFMDGKHIVVVGSSWAFHPRIAGKKTLYVHLPSDISALSTYIQAVSIGGRKVTHILGSASV; encoded by the exons ATGGGTGCGAACTATCCCGGCACTCCGAATTTAACGGAGACCTCTCAGTATGCCTTTCCGCTCAAACCAAAGGACTATGCGCCAGGCGCTGTCCCAACCCTCGAAGAATGGCAGAAACTCTGGACAGC TGAGGTTCCTAATACGTGGCCGGAATTGAGCGACATTTTGGTCTTCCGGGAAAAGGTCTGCGCCAGAATTACGGCTCTTTACCAGACACAGAAACCTTGGCAAGATAGAACCATTGGTCGAGCGCTCTGGATTGGTTTCGAACACGAAG GGCTCCATTTGGAGACCTTTTTGTGGATGACTCTAATGAGCCCGAATATCCTACCGCCTCCTGATATTCCAAGACCGGATTTCATCCACATGGCTGAGCAGGCTGTACGAGTTCGTGTAGAAAACCAATGGTTTAGCATTAAGCCCCGAACATTTACGATTGGTATCGAAGATACAGATGACGATAGCGCCCTCAGTCCAGCAGATTTCTTTGCATGGGATAATGAGCGCAACACTTATGAGGTATCTGTTCAAGGGTTCGAGGCACAAGCACGGCCTGCGTCTATCCTAGACTATGCTATATACCTTGTTAAAACTTCCCAGAAGGATTGCCTACTTGTGACGTGGTCGACCGTGTCTGGGCTTCCTGACAGAAGCATTGCAAGCAGCCCTCAGAGCGACCCAGTAATTGAAGAATTTATCGACGGGCTCGCGCTGAAAACTGTTTACGGACTTCTACCAGTTCGACTTGCGCTCGATTGGCCGATCTATACATCATATAATGAAGCAGAGGGATATGCGGAATGGGCAGGCGCACGTCTCCCTACCCTACACGAAGCACGCAGTATTCACCGacaagttgaagaagaaaacgcCGAGAAGACCCAAGA CGAACCAGCATCCAAATCAATCCGAGATGATATCTACACTGACCTAACGGGATGTAATGTTGGCTTCCAAAACTTCCACCCAACCCCCGTCACCCAGAATGGCAACAGGCTCTCAGGACAGGGCGACCTGGGCGGCGCTTACGAGTGGACAAGCTCACTCTTCGAGCCACAGCCGAATTTCAAACCAATGGATATCTATCAGGGCTATAGTG CCGATTTCATGGACGGCAAGCACATTGTTGTTGTCGGTAGCTCATGGGCGTTTCATCCGCGCATTGCTGGGAAGAAGACTTTGTATGTGCACCTGCCTTCGGATATATCTGCGCTTTCCACTTACATTCAAGCAGTCTCAATTGGTGGCAGAAAGGTTACCCATATCCTTGGATCGGCATCCGTTTAG
- a CDS encoding RTA1 like protein-domain-containing protein, with protein sequence MSCDPNYVDASWSFYRYKPSIAAPVFFVILFTSTTALHLLQMTKTKTWYLIPFSIGGFCEIVGYIGRAINANENAGCWTLGPYVIQTLLLLIAPAFMAASIYMILGRIILLTDGEIHAMLKRRWLTKTFVFGDVLSLFLQAAGGSLLGGADEHNSLMKTGEHVIIAGLFVQLFFFGMFIVVAGLFHRRMLLAPTATSHNPLIRWQKYLVTLYIVSVLIWVRSVFRVIEYLQGNAGSIMRHEAYVFIFDATLMFLVMAWMNWFHPSEIGLLLRHEEPISNGFELLPFARLYHKSAKKRSPTA encoded by the exons ATGAGCTGCGATCCCAATTATGTTGATGCTAGTTGGTCTTTCTACCGGTATAAGCCTTCTATTGCAGCTCCAGTATTCTTTGTCATCTTGTTCACTTCCACGACcgctctccatctcctccagatGACCAAGACAAAAACTTGGTATCTAATTCCTTTCAGCATTGGCGGGTTCT GTGAAATTGTTGGATATATCGGTCGAGCTATTAACGCGAACGAGAATGCCGGATGTTGGACGCTCGGTCCATACGTTATACAAACCTTGCTCCTCCTTATCGCGCCAGCCTTCATGGCAGCCTCGATCTACATGATTTTAGGCCGTATCATCCTCTTGACGGACGGAGAGATTCACGCAATGTTAAAGCGACGTTGGCTCACAAAGACTTTCGTATTTGGTGATGTGTTGTCTCTGTTCCTTCAAGCTGCTG GCGGCAGTCTTTTGGGCGGTGCCGACGAACACAACAGCCTGATGAAGACTGGCGAACATGTCATCATCGCTGGTCTGTTTGTACAGctattcttctttggcatGTTTATAGTCGTCGCTGGCCTCTTCCACCGCCGCATGTTACTCGCGCCTACTGCTACCAGCCACAACCCCCTGATCCGATGGCAGAAGTATCTTGTTACTCTCTACATCGTTAGCGTGTTGATCTGGGTTCGGAGTGTTTTCAGGGTCATCGAATACCTCCAGGGAAATGCTGGTTCTATCATGAGGCACGAAGCCTAcgtcttcatctttgacGCCACATTAATGTTTTTGGTTATGGCGTGGATGAACTGGTTTCACCCCAGCGAGATTGGTCTTTTGCTGCGACACGAGGAACCCATCTCCAACGGGTTTGAGCTCCTTCCTTTTGCTCGTTTATATCACAAATCCGCCAAGAAACGGAGCCCTACTGCTTAG
- a CDS encoding putative carboxy-cis,cis-muconate cyclase (unnamed protein product), whose product MKHHLMVGTWTPPGRIYTVAFDDEALTLDLVKKTDIPEAEPISWMTFSHDKKTIYGAAMKKWNSFAVNSPTDIVHQVSHPVAGHPLAANDDTNTRAIFVLAARQAPYAVYGNPFYKYAGYGNVFSVESDGRLAKNIQNYEYEPNTGIHGMVFDPTETYLYSADLQANKIWTHRKDATTGELTLVDCIDAPSPDDHPRWVEMHPSGKYLYVLMEAGNRLGVYVIDEKRHVPVFTHITYPLLPPGLPPRNKYRGDVTFTTRSGEYLFATTRSNHFDVTGYITAFKLGPNGNIERQLFIHPTSTSGGHSNAVSPCDFSDEWLALCDDQLGFVEIYRFRDENLARVARVDIPEKGFGMNAIWYD is encoded by the exons ATGAAGCACCATCTCATGGTCGGTACCTGGACTCCTCCAGGCCGCATCTATACTGTCGCATTTGATGATGAGGCTCTTACCCTGGACTTGGTCAAGAAGACCGATATTCCAGAGGCTGAACCCATCTCTTGGATGACCTTCTCC CACGACAAAAAGACGATTTACGGCGCGGCCATGAAAAAGTGGAACAGTTTCGCCGTCAACAGCCCCACCGATATTGTTCACCAAGTCTCCCACCCAGTCGCTGGCCACC CCCTTGCCGCCAACGACGACACCAACACCCGCGCCATCTTCGTTCTTGCCGCCCGTCAAGCCCCCTACGCTGTTTATGGAAACCCTTTCTACAAATATGCTGGATACGGCAATGTCTTCTCGGTTGAGTCTGATGGCCGTCTCGCCAAGAACATCCAGAACTACGAGTACGAACCGAATACCGGTATCCACGGCATGGTTTTTGACCCAACCGAGACCTACCTCTACTCTGCCGACCTGCAGGCGAACAAGATCTGGACCCACCGCAAGGATGCAACAACAGGCGAACTGACCTTGGTCGATTGCATTGATGCCCCCTCGCCCGATGATCACCCCCGCTGGGTTGAGATGCACCCAAGCGGAAAGTACTTGTACGTCCTGATGGAGGCGGGTAACCGACTGGGAGTATATGTTATCGATGAAAAGCGCCATGTACCTGTATTCACGCATATCACCTACCCATTGCTTCCTCCAG GCCTTCCGCCTCGCAACAAGTACCGCGGTGATGTCACTTTCACCACCCGCAGCGGCGAATATCTCTTTGCGACGACGCGCAGCAACCACTTCGATGTCACAGGCTACATCACGGCCTTCAAGCTAGGCCCGAATGGTAACATCGAACGGCAGCTATTCATCCACCCCACCTCGACCAGCGGTGGGCACTCGAATGCAGTCAGCCCTTGTGATTTCAGCGACGAATGGCTGGCGCTGTGCGATGACCAGCTAGGATTCGTGGAGATTTATCGATTCCGCGATGAGAACTTGGCTCGTGTCGCACGGGTAGATATTCCTGAAAAGGGATTCGGCATGAACGCCATTTGGTATGATTAA
- a CDS encoding isoprenoid synthase domain-containing protein produces the protein MPPGRTKARSKDILQADPIIGYEVAAGTLKWHRMSRAHCSKAQGNCRPTTLSDYLKASVGDATTDVNLSMIRFAGSIHLTSHQGQDPILKCIVDLWAKHRVIVKDLFSYEKDCLEHEVNDSAIFNAIQVLQRELNVSLATAKEAARNIQLETEREMHGLYKEILGRTGTYSPEARYVRALVESLAGNVFYSSTAERNAMPLLGKSAGENEP, from the exons ATGCCACCAG GACGAACTAAAGCAAGATCGAAG GATATCCTTCAAGCGGACCCTATCATCGGATATGAAGTCGCAGCGGGAACGTTAAAGTGGCATCGAATGTCCCGAGCCCACTGCTCCAAGGCCCAGGGTAATTGCCGACCCACGACCCTATCAGATTACCTAAAAGCGAGTGTTGGAGATGCTACTACAGA CGTCAATCTTTCCATGATCCGTTTCGCAGGCTCTATCCACCTCACCTCTCATCAAGGCCAGGATCCCATACTGAAATGTATCGTGGATCTCTGGGCAAAACACCGGGTCATTGTCAAGGATCTTTTTTCGTACGAGAAAGACTGTCTCGAGCACGAGGTTAATGATTCCGCAATTTTCAACGCCATACAGGTCTTACAAAGAGAGCTCAATGTATCTCTTGCAACGGCCAAAGAGGCTGCGCGTAACATCCAGCTGGAAACGGAACGAGAGATGCACGGACTTTACAAGGAGATCCTGGGTAGGACAGGTACTTATAGCCCGGAGGCCCGATACGTCAGGGCGCTTGTCGAAAGCCTGGCCGGAAATGTATTTTATTCGTCCACTGCGGAGAGAAATGCTATGCCTTTGCTTGGTAAGTCTGCTGGGGAGAATGAGCCTTGA